The region tttattttgcagattaaATGGAGGACATTTAAATTCCTGTTTCTCTCCACAGAAAGGAATAATTTGCAAAATCCTGTGAAAGTCCTTCAACAGCCAAGATGACGATGATGCCTCATGACATCCTCTGCAGAAATCTTTACACtgacactgttttcttttcattctttctttctaataatttaaatcaaattatcaattttctctgtttgtgcACATTTAAAGATGTTAGTAATGTCTTTGTAAGAATCTGTATTGTCTTCTAACCTAATAAAGATAGTTTTGAACATTGTTGTCTTGGTGCCGTTGGTgcatgatatactgtatttacagtttgtaTCAGAGGACATGGAGCCTTGAAAATCTGCAAAGAAAAATACTTCCAGTTTTTGAGTGACATCTGAGCGTTGAGAGACAGCCAATTCAATAAACTACCACGTTGCATCCTTTTCACAATGTCcatatttgctttttattagcagcgtggctctagagatggcaatgtcggtcaggccaccattttggtccagacagcaatatctcaacaactatgggatggactgccatgaaatgttgtacatacATTTAAGATCCCCAGGAGAGGACGACTACTGAGTTTGGTAAAGCTATGGCTTTTCCTCTAGCCCCATCATGaggttgtcatttttgttttttagtgaaatatcaaCATCAATACAatatattggatggattgccattaaatttgctatagatattcatggtccgcagaggatgaatcctaatgacttgggtgctcccctgacttttccttcaGAGCCGCCATGAGTTTTACATTTGTgggtttgagtgaaatgtctcaaccactattggacggattgccatgaaatttgtccACACGTTCATGCCCccccccacaggatgaattgtaattacttttttgGATCCTTATCTTTACAtccagcgccatcatcaggtcaaaatttcaatttgtctaaAGCTTTACTTTACTACAAATAccgcaaaactaataacattcccatcagcctcagctgtactttgtgtttagtgttaattagcaaatgttagcacgctaacactCTAAACTGAGGTgttaaacatggtaaacattatacctgctaaacatcagcatgtaaacATTGTCACTTTGAGCATCTTAGCATtctgacattagcattcagcttAAAGccccgctgtgcctaagtacaggtGTACTTGGCCGTTGGACTTTTGGAAGAGTGTGATGCGAAGACGTGTCTGTGTGAGTTGAAAATATTTCAGCTTGTGCTTATCCTGGGCTTTACGAATCTGCTTCATAAATGTAGAGAGATgtgaggaaaaaagaagagagactggagggaaataTAAGTACAAACCTGACCTTCTGGTGAGCTGAAATAGAGTTAATGTCTATCGCTTGGGGCAAATAAACACGGCCCAGTGGTCAAATTCACGCAAATAAACACAAGGTGAAACTTTGCTTCagtttctgtctgaacacactaGTGCATGGGGATGTACTGGGGTAgtcaaaaatgcaaacatatcATGAAAACTGATTTGAACTTTGAAGTAATTCATCACCGCTGTTCCTCCTGCAATGCAACACTTTTCAATCACTTTCCAGAGTTGGGTTCTGAAAAACTTTGATCCACTAAACCAAAACGTTTCTGCCTCCACTTGACGGATATTTTCCCTCATGCAGTCtcagtaatgtaactaatgttagtctgtgtgtttgtgctgcatttTAGGGCATCCTCAGTGTCCCAGGCTGACGCCCAGCGGTCCAGGGCCTATCATTCCCCCTGCTGTATGACAGCCTTAAAGGCCCACACTGAAGAACCCATTGTTTCCTGCTTTGAACAGAATGAAACCACATTTCCACATTGTAAAATACAATTGTGTAAGGAAAAGTATTAacttcagtggtggaatgtgactaagtacatttactcaagcaagttactgtacttaagtacatttttgaggtacttgtactttacatgagtatttccattttatgcttctttatacttctactcccaTACATTTTGaagccaatattgtactttttactgcgctacatttatttgacattagtTCCTAGTTACCTTGcatattcagattcagattatggattaagctacccagcagtatataaagtagttgaaattagccccacctttaccagctacAACACTGGTGACATttgcacattaatgcatcactaattacaATCCAGTGAaaagggccattctgcataatgagtattttactttttgtactttaagtatattttgatgctaatatttttgtacttttacttaagtaagactttgaatgcaggactttcacttgtaaccGTGTATTTTTTACACTgcggtatttctacttttacttaagtacaagatctgagtacttcttccactaccGATTAACTCTAACACAAGCCTCATTCTTTGTCTGTGTTCGGGGTGTGGCGTGTCAGACAACGTGTCATGCAAAGCTAATCATGAGCAGACAAACCAGGAATAACGTGAAGGAGAGAGAGCTTCggcacaaacactgcagcaacTGTTATTTAAACAGATTAAAGAgaagttggtttcttttaacattAACTATGAATATGAAGCAGTTTATAGCTGCCTAAACTTTTTAGGTTAAGTAGCataaacttaaagctgcattttacattaacaatcgATCAAATCATTGTGATGAACTCATGTTTTgagagagaattatcacctcgctgtacagttcccctcagctctgcagagctttatagcttcttttagctcattgttttggttttctggcccgtaacttaactgttttggtttagtctcagcgctctcatcaaccttgtttccagccgcagctgctgttttcagagaaaacagCAGATAAACTCACAGTACATTACCTGcccaaacagcacacagacaacaTAGCTgagcattcagcagctaaagagtgCAATATTTTCCTCCGGAGtgtgagaccaaaacagagctaaaaggagagtgaatgagggatccagaaacacaactcaaaatgaatgctaaatgaaatgtctgctggatgtgtaaataggcacctgtttgctaacatattcACCACAACAACGTTACAATAATGATCTaacaattttgtgtttacagcttgttccgcaGCCTTGAATGGGGAAATGTGAATTCCTTTGACGTGGGACCTTTAATTTTCCACAGATGAACCTAACTTGTTTTTCTCCACAGAGGGATTTGTGGGATGAGGGATTTACCGCCTCTGAGAGCcaaaatgaagatgaagatgatgcaTCATGATCCTCCAAGCcgaaatcctcacatttacacatggtttttgctttaaaattcTTACTTTACAACtcagatttttaattttcaactaAATTGtctgtttactttgtttttaatacatatacaatattaacaatattaaCTATGTCTTTGTAGGACTctttaaactaaaataagaaTTTTGACCAAGTCTTACATATGCAGTCTTGGTGCCATTGGTACATAgacatacatttacacaaaccTTGCAAATCTGCGCAGGATTTTcacatgaagaaaaatataataaagccTTAAtgattagaaaaataaatgtctagACCCTTAATTTACTAgcagttttaacattttcaaagtcTTTTTTGCTGTATCATGCCTTGAAGCATaggtctggtgatattctatatttttcttatgatgagtaaatcccatgaaaagacctaaaccaacagtgaattgatcctactaacaagtattttctgtgCAGCCAAAACCTGAAATGGCATACGCCTCTGTGCTGTAGAGCTCTGACGTTactgtttaaattatttaaaacacgTAAGTGAGAcacaccgttgcactgggtgccatgttccttcattacattacaacacaggcattgtggtttattttgagtccacacacacacacagtcctgagacCTTGGACCTTTCAAGTCATTGGAAGATCCTGTGTGGTGTCCTGGAGTTATTTATATGATAGGCGGGTTAGTAAACGCCTCCGAGTTCAagatgagtcatcaaaaatattgTAACGTTTTACgacaagaaaatgtaattttcatttcactgtctttgatgaacaaaataataaaagtgaaatgCAATACCAATAATTGGCCAGCAGATGTCGCCATTTGACTATAAACTGCTTTGAAATAATGAACACATTTGCAACACAACTGCTTCATAGTGATTCAGTGTTTCAGGTCGCTGTTCCTCAGGAGCTAGAGCCCTACTGCATCTACTCTCTCAATCCTTCAAAATAAGAAAAGCAAATGCATGCTTAGTGTTGAGCTTCCAGCAGCTGAGAACAATAAATCAATCTAAAGTCAATTTACACACGCCatttactttaataaaaaagatttattgACGTGCCAAAACAGCATCTccatatattatacattttatgttaTGTACACGAAGGGTTGATAAATTAGTTTGTACTCTGTAACCTCAAACTAAGGCCACAATGCAAACCATAATGTCCTCTTGCAGGCCCGCATTCTGAAAGTCCTTGAGGCCATTCTCCTCAGCTTCACACTCACATATGCTTCTGGGGGACTTGTGTTGTCAGGGTTTagtttctctgtctgcctggcTGGGAGGAGGATCCATCAGGTCCTTGAATCCCAGTTTCTCCAGAGGCTCCTTGGCCATCAGCTGACTGGAAAACACAAGATAACGAGGAAATGATCCAGCAGCGctgatgaaaaatgacaattcttGTTTAAAAGTACATCTACAGGTCACCAGATGTAAGGATCATGAGAAGTGTAGGCTGAGTTTTTAAATCACGTTTCTTACTGGTCCATGCGGCACTCCAGGTAGCCTTTGGACTGCAGTCGGCACTTGGAGTTGTCGAAGCTGTTGTCTCTTAGGCATTTCATAAACGTCTCCTTGAAGGCTTTACACTCTCCTGAAATTATAATAAGGCAAAACCAGCCACAGAGGTTTATGCTCAGATCTGTCACAGCTTgtcatatatttgaaaatgtccaaTGTATTTGTTACTATTGCAATGGTCATTGATTATTCCCTACGTGTATATGATACTAATTTGTTCTATTATTGGTATTATCTTGGTTGTAACCACACAAGACGAAGACACACCCGAGTCAGTCTGACCCACTTCGAGCTCCTAATATTGTGCTTTACTTAATGTAATAACAGGAGCAGTGTTGGGAGTCCTTTGGGAGATGCAATTGACAGTTGTAGTTTGTTGGACTATGTGTGACTTCACACAGGTTGTCAAGTTAGGAAACAGTAGCATGTCGAGTCACAGAGCTGAGCATCCGTTTTtccaaacaataaaaacacgtCCTGCTGTTCtggtatttccagaatcctcaaacACTCTTCgaaccatctggatgaaaaatatatattctgtCTGCTGCATGATACAAAAGATTTCTGACGTGTTTCCTGTCAAGGTTTGTCTCCCTGCATCGAACACACATTATTTTGCACGAacatataaaagtataaaataccACCAATTCGAACGGACTGAACCAATAAGAAATCGCGTTAATTTCTCTAGATGTAGCGAGCTACAGGAAGTCGAGAGGGTCAGTTTTTATCGCTCAGTGTCCTTAGTTGTCCTGTATTCTCTCGTCGAAGAACAGCGGGATGTTTCCAGAGACAGCAGACTGCAGTGTCTGCCCCTGCTTCAACtcacaaagttaaaaaaataaataactcgAACATATAAATGTCGCGAAACATACAGGCGGTGTGTCGTGAGCTCAGAATGCGTGTAAACTACAGTGTTATTCCACcgtgtgtgtgttatcttaCCGAAATGATCCAGAGGGAACGAGCCTTTGTCAGGAGGCCGGGGTTTAAAAGTCTTCGACCCGAAGTTCATAGCAGTGGACATGTTTGTCTCAGGTTAAAGGgcctgttttaaaaaatctgggACTCCTCTGTGCAATAcgaaaacaacagcaacagccaCCGTGGTGACCCTGCTGTCGCGTAAATATGACGTTTTTGTTTCGCGAACAGACATTAGTAGTCGATTGAATCGCATTGATGATCGATGGGATTAGCGATTAAATCCCAATAATTTTACAAAGAAACCACAAATCGCCATCAAAAATGCATCGCAACAGTTCAGTCgggtttcattttgttctttatatATGCACAATATAACCTAAtataatactatataatataatactctGGGAATATCATATTATGAAAATGCTTACTGTGAAATGCAACCCTATAGTtgaaaagcacaaaataaaagtagtaatgcaggaaaataacaaaaacaacaacatacaagAACAATATTACACTACTGATATGTTTTGGTCCAGGCTACGGCCTACAAATTAACACCACTTAGAAGTTTTAGCACGATGCGCAATTAAATGTGTTCTGGTTGTCCACCGCTGGATGTCTCACTTTCATAAAATATATGGAGGGGAGAGAAGACAgcgagggtggaggaggaggaggtggtgatggTAACATATAGGCTTGATTGTTATGCAGTGAGACTCGGTAACAGAGctatcagagagagagagagagggagggagagagagagggagatagagagggagagagagagagagagagagagagagagagagaggtttccTCTAGCATCGGCTCGGACCGTCCAGTCTCTCTTCTCCACTTCAGATTGGAGGTGACAGGTGACCGGGCAGTCCGTCTGCGTGTCTGTCGGATGTTCTTGGGCAGGCTTCTTCCCACCGCGGCGAGGCTGGACGGATAAACTCACCATGGCGCTAGAACCGGAGGGGAACAACCGGCTCCTGCAAGACGTGCTGGCGAGACCGGGCAACGAAACGTGCGCGGACTGCGGCAATCCAGGTAAGCCGGGTTTCTGGTGCAGGCAGTGCATGTAGTCTACCGTAAACTGCTGTGCACGAGGTGGGGAAACGAGCCAAGGGGTGCTTCAAAACCCAACAAGTCTGAGTGAATTGGGTCCAGATGGCAAAGGCCTGGCAGGACACATGCACCTGAATACACCCTTTTTTGCAGGTAGGCTATAATAAGGCCTAACAGACTGTACTCTGGACTTTGTCTGAgccataaacacataaaacactcCTGTGTGTGGCTGTCATGGTGTGTGAGGGTGTAAAGACATGTCAACTGTCCCCTCCATAGCTATTACTGTTGttactgatgtgtgtgtgtgtgtgtgtgtgtgtgctggtgtggtGTCCTCATGTTCTCCACTGTCAGCAACCTCCACACAGCTTGCTCAGTAATTACTGGTGTGtgcgttttttttttgcctcacaTGTTTGTTTCTCCATTTAGGCGGCACTCGTTTCACCTGTTATTCTCTATGAAGCAGCCTCATCCCTTTCttcatctctccatcctctccctctccatcctctccccATGCATTCCCCCTTTAAGCcgctctcttcctcctccccctcctttcctctcacTGAAATGGCAGCAAACCAGTGAGTGGCCACAGAGGCTCCAGTACGGGCTGTACGCCCAGTGTTTGGAGGCCAGCCCGCTCAGGATGCCTGTTCCTTGGCCCTGGATACGGCTCCTCTGAGGACTGGCTGTAGTGGAGCAGCTTTTGGAGCCAGAGAGGCGCTCTTGCAAATTTAGATAGCTTTGTCTGAGCGGTGGACACTTGAAGAGGGCTTTCATTTTGACCAGAGGGTGTTATCTTGCAGTGATATAAGCAGAGAAATGGCTCTCGTTGGGGTtggtgttgtatgtgtgtgttgactttAAAGTATCTGAAATTCTTATGTGGCCTTTTGCATTTCAGTACCACCAACTTACATAACGCCACCCAGCCTATAGCTAGCTCATAAAAGCTTGTACGTAATCTGGTGTAAACGCTCTGTCTAAAGCATGGTTTTATCTGCTGATTTTCAGCCATGCATAGCTCTAGCGACGGCgatgtcagtctgtcggtcagtctgtccgccactttggtccaggctgaaatatctcaacagctactggatggattgccatgaaatctgttAAAGACGTTCATGATTCCcgctgactttggtgatcccctcacTTTTCCTCTAGGGCCACGTGTAGGTTAATGTTTTTAcctatcctgtgaaatatctcaacgtCTACATCATGGCTTGgcacaaaatattgacattcatggttcccagaggatgaatcctaatgactgaCGAGTGAAGTGTCTCCAcaacaattggatggattgctatgaactttggtacagatattcatctTCCcgacaggatgaattgtaatcccTTCATGTTTGCTCTACtgcatcatcaggtcaaaaaaaaaaaaaaaatacctgcaaacctaattacattcccatcagcctcagctgtactttgtttttagtgctaattagccacTACTGtgcaagtacagcctcacaggcaTGCaggctcttagtcttgtttcggGAAAATTGGCACAATTACTGATACACATGTAGCCTTATTTGACCCTTGGGATACATTTTTTGATGTAGTTTCCCCAAACAGTTTGGCAATGATTCATAATGCCGGGAGGAAACATTGGCTCTGATTGTTCCCCTGCTGAGTTTTGCGTGGCAGATATGCCACATTCACCTTCGCAATCATTACATAATCAAATTTAGCCTTAGTGAAGCGAAGTTTGTACAGATGTTctttgttgtgcagcagttgccGAATAGTCAGAGAAGCTGGTAATTGCAGGGTGACTGATTGATCACAGTTAGGAAAATCTCAGCTGGTGAAGTGACACATATATGCTCTGTTATCCCTCAACAAGTGCTGAGATTCCCTCGAACAAGGCACTTCAAACACAGCTGCTAGTGATGCTACTTAGTGGTCAGCAGTGTAACTTTGGTTGAATCCAACAACTGCTTTTTTTCCCATATTTTGCATTCGAACAGCACAGATGAAAAGCGTTAGGATAGCCATCCATCAGCCAAACCGTTATCTTTCTCCCCCTCCTTTGCTACCAGATCAGGCATTCCCAGGCTCATAATTCATATCTCATAATGGTCAAGATATGAATTATTGATGCTGGTTCGGCGGCTCCTTCCCAGATGGGGACGGGATCTTATCTCAGTGgctttttcagaaaaacatcacAGTTTCATTACAGCTCAAAACACCACAAATCATCTCAACAGAgcaaagaaaacagacatgTAGTGTACTGGAGTCGATGTGAGCTAATACTGAGGACGTAAGGAGGATAGTTAAGTAGGATGTAACAGGTAGTGTAGCCCTATAGATATATACCCTAGGCTGATAGATAAGCCAACTAGATAAATGATTGATAAATAATggatgttagcattgtcatgtCTTTTCACTTACTCTTGGATTACTTATTTATTGGGCATTTCCAAATGTCAGTTTATACAAGTCTTCTAGTTGCCTTTAATTGAGGCTAATGCCAGTTACTGTTGcttgtaatctgattacattaCCCAAATTACATGTAATCAGTTACTGCCCTACTTTGTTAATCAA is a window of Siniperca chuatsi isolate FFG_IHB_CAS linkage group LG20, ASM2008510v1, whole genome shotgun sequence DNA encoding:
- the LOC122867389 gene encoding cytochrome c oxidase assembly protein COX19, coding for MSTAMNFGSKTFKPRPPDKGSFPLDHFGECKAFKETFMKCLRDNSFDNSKCRLQSKGYLECRMDHQLMAKEPLEKLGFKDLMDPPPSQADRETKP